A single genomic interval of Streptomyces sp. BA2 harbors:
- the cobF gene encoding precorrin-6A synthase (deacetylating), which translates to MRKIHVIGIGAGDPDQLTLQAVKALKSTDVFFILDKGGDKDDLVQLRRDLLDAHRADGAYRVVEARDPARDRKAGGADYSPAVGDWRSRRADIYARMIADELAEDECGAFLVWGDPALYDSTLGILEEVLDRGELTFSYDVVPGISSVSSLAAKHRTGLNRVARPVQITTGRRLADGGFPDGVDDVVVMLDAQQAFRQYQGGEGGDMYIYWGAYIGTADEILVSGPLDEAAPRIEALRAEARERKGWIMDTYLLRRNLD; encoded by the coding sequence GTGCGAAAGATTCATGTCATCGGTATCGGCGCGGGCGACCCCGACCAGTTGACCCTGCAAGCCGTCAAGGCCCTGAAGAGCACCGACGTGTTCTTCATCCTCGACAAGGGCGGCGATAAGGACGATCTCGTCCAGCTTCGGCGTGATCTCCTCGACGCGCACCGCGCCGACGGCGCCTACCGTGTGGTCGAGGCGCGGGACCCCGCACGCGACCGGAAGGCGGGTGGGGCGGACTACTCACCCGCCGTCGGGGACTGGCGCAGCCGCCGTGCGGACATCTACGCGCGGATGATCGCCGATGAGCTGGCCGAGGACGAGTGCGGCGCGTTCCTGGTGTGGGGCGATCCCGCGCTGTACGACAGCACGCTCGGGATTCTGGAGGAGGTCCTCGACCGGGGCGAGCTGACCTTCTCGTACGACGTCGTGCCCGGTATCAGCAGCGTTTCCTCGCTCGCCGCCAAGCACCGCACCGGCCTGAACCGCGTCGCGCGCCCCGTGCAGATCACCACCGGGCGGCGCCTCGCCGACGGCGGTTTTCCCGACGGTGTCGATGATGTCGTGGTCATGCTCGATGCTCAGCAGGCGTTCCGGCAGTACCAAGGCGGAGAGGGCGGCGACATGTACATCTACTGGGGCGCCTACATCGGGACCGCCGACGAGATCCTCGTCTCCGGGCCGCTCGACGAAGCCGCTCCCCGCATCGAGGCCCTCAGGGCCGAGGCGCGCGAGCGCAAGGGCTGGATCATGGACACCTATCTGCTGCGCCGCAACCTGGACTGA
- a CDS encoding DUF309 domain-containing protein — MSTAPRPDDRGRDRDAEGRARNARPRDGLGRPLPYGTDGVERQPEGVTRTPDETVTQAQALLDAGRPFHAHEVFEDAWKSGPDDERDLWKGLAQLAVGLTHSARGNLTGGARLLRRGAGAIGGGKWGERPYGIDVDGLVAWAQELARSLEGGGSRVDAAEHAPRLRGGN; from the coding sequence ATGAGCACCGCACCTCGCCCCGATGACCGTGGCCGTGACCGTGACGCCGAAGGGCGGGCCCGTAACGCGCGGCCGCGTGATGGGCTCGGGCGGCCGTTGCCGTACGGCACCGACGGCGTGGAACGGCAGCCCGAGGGGGTCACGCGTACGCCCGATGAGACGGTCACTCAGGCGCAGGCGCTGCTCGACGCGGGGCGGCCCTTTCACGCCCACGAGGTCTTCGAGGACGCCTGGAAGTCGGGGCCCGATGACGAGCGCGACCTGTGGAAAGGGCTCGCGCAGCTGGCCGTTGGGCTGACCCACTCCGCCCGCGGCAACCTCACGGGCGGGGCGCGGCTGCTGCGCAGGGGGGCAGGTGCGATCGGCGGCGGGAAGTGGGGCGAGCGGCCGTACGGGATCGATGTGGACGGACTCGTGGCGTGGGCGCAGGAGTTGGCGCGGTCCCTGGAGGGGGGCGGGTCCAGGGTGGACGCCGCCGAGCACGCGCCGCGGTTGCGCGGAGGCAACTGA
- a CDS encoding helix-turn-helix transcriptional regulator produces the protein MHQETAVDAHKLFRHMLAESGRSTSAARTRLKLSDQTFEAAEALLLELGLIRPTTAGDTFVAVHPETALAQLLALEQQAIRERLTLNEELSETMAILGSNLLALQSRTESDAQLNLLIGEDSIAAALHGAAIKAQNEILSMHPGSPLPQRMLQESMERNQTALKRGVTMRAIHLNSMASLPHGRAHLAALKDAGCEVRLASVLPFRMILVDNALAYMSASPRDGQMTALEARGPDICQLLRGTFEHCWVHGTVPPDATAAPKGAVDTPGEVELDERETAVIKLLANGSKDDSIARALGISPRTLRRMTTSIMEKLDAESRFEAGVKAAALQLVDVPGANQENVHNVR, from the coding sequence ATGCACCAGGAAACCGCAGTCGACGCCCACAAACTCTTCCGCCATATGTTGGCCGAATCAGGGAGGAGCACCTCGGCGGCCCGGACCCGCCTCAAGCTGAGCGACCAGACCTTCGAAGCAGCCGAGGCGCTTCTGCTCGAGCTGGGTCTCATCCGGCCCACCACCGCCGGCGACACCTTCGTCGCCGTCCACCCGGAGACGGCCCTGGCGCAGCTGCTCGCCCTCGAGCAGCAGGCGATACGCGAGCGGCTCACGCTCAACGAAGAGCTGTCGGAGACCATGGCGATCCTGGGCTCCAATCTCCTCGCCCTGCAGTCGAGGACGGAGAGCGACGCCCAGCTCAATCTGCTGATCGGCGAGGACAGCATCGCCGCCGCGCTGCACGGCGCGGCCATCAAGGCGCAGAACGAGATCCTGAGCATGCACCCGGGCTCGCCCCTGCCGCAGCGCATGCTCCAGGAGAGCATGGAACGCAATCAGACCGCTCTGAAGAGGGGCGTCACCATGCGGGCCATCCACCTCAACTCGATGGCGAGCCTGCCCCACGGCCGTGCCCATCTGGCCGCCCTGAAGGACGCCGGCTGCGAGGTTCGACTCGCCTCCGTGCTGCCGTTCCGGATGATCCTCGTGGACAACGCCCTTGCCTACATGTCCGCTTCACCCCGTGACGGACAGATGACCGCACTGGAGGCCCGCGGCCCCGACATCTGCCAGCTGCTGCGCGGCACCTTCGAGCACTGCTGGGTGCACGGCACGGTGCCGCCCGACGCCACGGCGGCCCCCAAGGGCGCCGTGGACACCCCCGGCGAAGTGGAACTGGACGAGCGCGAGACGGCAGTGATCAAGCTGCTTGCCAACGGCAGCAAGGACGACTCGATCGCCCGGGCCCTCGGCATCTCGCCGCGCACACTGCGCCGTATGACCACGTCGATCATGGAGAAGCTCGACGCCGAGAGCCGATTCGAGGCTGGCGTGAAAGCGGCGGCCCTGCAGCTCGTCGATGTACCCGGCGCCAACCAGGAGAACGTTCACAACGTTCGGTAG
- a CDS encoding AMP-binding protein — MAWTTLPERVGTQAEQRPDAPALLWHGQEIGYAELSGLAGTARRGLEALGLPGEGPVALVAKKSPQAVAVLLACLALRQPVLIPSAELGEETLGELLARAGAPCLPSPLALTDQAAHPGLVLGEPAGTEGSGCPALPEDTTFLLTTSGSTGLPKAVPVSAAALDRFTAWAGQRFGIGPGSTVLNYAPLNFDLCLLDIWTTLASGGCAALVDQDLAVNPAHLLQQFQARPVQVVQGVPMLFQLLGQAERLSRGDEFAQVEHVLLTGDAISAKGLGALPGLFPKARLHNVYGCTETNDSFVHEIDPAVDPGRYGSVPIGSPVTGADALVLDEEGAVLTGAGRGELMVRTPFQSAGYLDPALDDGVFVPHPGGGSAEPGATGRWYRTGDLVRRHPDGTLTLEGRRDFVVKVRGVRINTAEVEEALRRHPEVADAAVLALPDERAGKRLHAVVQRTGHSALNGLQLREHAAKLLPRVAIPSKVDLVDTALPRTPTGKLDRKAVLGRLHGQSA, encoded by the coding sequence ATGGCATGGACCACGTTGCCGGAACGCGTCGGCACACAGGCAGAGCAGCGCCCGGACGCCCCGGCCCTGCTCTGGCACGGGCAGGAGATCGGCTACGCCGAGCTGAGCGGCCTGGCCGGCACGGCTCGCCGAGGCCTCGAAGCGCTGGGGCTACCGGGCGAGGGCCCGGTAGCCCTGGTGGCCAAGAAATCTCCACAGGCCGTCGCGGTCCTGCTCGCCTGTCTTGCCCTGCGTCAGCCCGTGCTCATCCCTTCCGCCGAGCTGGGTGAGGAGACGCTGGGCGAACTTCTCGCCCGGGCTGGGGCTCCATGCCTGCCCAGTCCCTTGGCCCTCACGGACCAGGCGGCACACCCCGGGCTTGTGCTCGGCGAGCCCGCCGGGACCGAGGGCTCCGGGTGTCCGGCCCTGCCCGAGGACACCACTTTCCTGCTGACCACCTCTGGCTCGACCGGACTGCCCAAGGCCGTGCCCGTGTCCGCCGCCGCCCTCGACCGCTTCACCGCCTGGGCCGGGCAGCGGTTCGGGATCGGACCGGGATCCACCGTGCTCAACTACGCCCCGCTCAACTTCGACCTGTGTCTCCTCGACATCTGGACGACCCTGGCGAGCGGCGGCTGCGCGGCCCTCGTGGACCAGGACCTGGCGGTCAACCCGGCCCATCTGCTGCAGCAGTTCCAGGCCCGCCCGGTCCAGGTGGTGCAGGGCGTACCGATGCTCTTCCAGCTGCTCGGACAGGCCGAACGGCTCTCCCGCGGCGATGAGTTCGCGCAGGTCGAGCACGTCCTGCTGACCGGCGACGCAATCTCCGCGAAGGGGCTCGGAGCCCTGCCGGGGCTCTTTCCGAAGGCCAGGCTGCACAACGTCTACGGCTGTACGGAGACCAACGACAGCTTCGTCCACGAGATCGACCCGGCCGTGGATCCGGGGCGCTACGGTTCGGTGCCGATCGGCAGCCCCGTCACCGGCGCCGACGCGCTCGTCCTCGATGAGGAGGGCGCCGTCCTCACCGGTGCGGGCCGGGGTGAACTCATGGTCCGTACGCCCTTCCAGAGCGCCGGATACCTCGACCCCGCCCTGGACGACGGCGTGTTCGTCCCGCACCCTGGCGGCGGCTCCGCCGAGCCGGGCGCGACCGGGCGCTGGTACCGCACCGGTGACCTGGTCCGGCGCCACCCGGACGGGACGCTGACGCTCGAGGGCCGGCGCGACTTCGTGGTCAAGGTCCGCGGAGTACGCATCAACACCGCCGAGGTGGAAGAGGCGCTGCGCCGGCATCCGGAGGTGGCGGACGCGGCGGTGCTCGCCCTCCCCGACGAGCGGGCGGGCAAACGGCTGCACGCGGTCGTGCAGCGCACCGGGCATTCGGCGCTCAACGGGCTTCAACTCCGCGAGCACGCCGCCAAGTTGCTGCCCAGAGTCGCCATTCCCTCGAAGGTCGACCTTGTGGACACCGCGCTGCCCCGCACTCCCACCGGAAAGCTCGACCGCAAGGCCGTGCTGGGACGGCTGCACGGGCAGAGCGCCTGA
- a CDS encoding acyl carrier protein, with amino-acid sequence MARIDDIKKYLVEEFLLDIPADELADDYDLLANGVIDSLGLLTLVSWLEDRYRLDIDAMEIAPDNFRSVGDIETFVASGDVPAGAK; translated from the coding sequence ATGGCACGTATCGACGACATCAAGAAGTACCTGGTCGAGGAGTTCCTGCTCGACATCCCCGCCGACGAGCTGGCCGACGACTACGACCTGCTGGCCAACGGCGTGATCGACAGCCTCGGCCTGCTCACCCTGGTCAGCTGGCTCGAGGACCGGTACCGCCTTGACATCGACGCCATGGAGATCGCCCCGGACAACTTCCGTTCGGTCGGCGACATCGAGACGTTCGTGGCCTCGGGCGACGTGCCGGCCGGAGCCAAGTAG
- a CDS encoding anthranilate phosphoribosyltransferase, producing MTELLHSLVARTRPVTVQEWDGFWDRLRHKELHPGEALATVSALSTRMPQAQTAVALVASLDARREQPASWPGTVNVVGTGGGPATFNLTTASVLVAAATGVKVVKTGSRGYTSRFGSIDLLERLGIPTASSYAECEDMLDAHGIAFADGFVYPAELSRLARAILPYGMKQVGRIFNVLGPFLAAVPVGAQLTGVSDAALVPALAEVADSLSGREVWLLHNNHGVDELIGFARNTIRTGAGSPDLTIEPGTLDGVCLHPGTLAELGPNYDDAGSPVPQLLALLGGDGPDAAVQSICLNAAAAAVASGTRTDWAEAFRVAQNAMHSGAALELVERLRAFRRARSHPAGNQGEPVMARVG from the coding sequence GTGACCGAACTGCTCCACAGCCTCGTGGCCCGCACCCGGCCGGTGACCGTCCAGGAATGGGACGGCTTCTGGGACCGGCTGCGGCACAAGGAACTGCACCCCGGAGAGGCCCTCGCCACGGTCAGTGCGCTGTCCACCCGGATGCCGCAGGCGCAGACCGCGGTGGCGCTCGTGGCCTCGCTGGACGCACGGCGCGAGCAGCCGGCGTCCTGGCCGGGCACGGTCAACGTGGTCGGCACCGGGGGTGGCCCTGCCACTTTCAACCTGACCACCGCTTCGGTCCTGGTCGCGGCCGCCACCGGCGTCAAGGTCGTGAAGACCGGGTCGCGCGGCTACACCAGCCGATTCGGCTCCATCGACCTCCTCGAACGCCTCGGCATCCCCACCGCCTCCTCGTACGCCGAGTGCGAGGACATGCTCGACGCCCATGGCATCGCCTTCGCGGACGGGTTCGTCTACCCGGCGGAGCTGAGCCGTCTGGCGCGGGCGATCCTCCCGTACGGCATGAAGCAGGTCGGCCGGATCTTCAACGTCCTCGGCCCCTTCCTGGCGGCCGTTCCGGTCGGCGCCCAGCTGACGGGGGTCTCCGACGCGGCGCTCGTTCCGGCCCTGGCGGAGGTGGCGGACTCGCTGTCGGGGCGCGAGGTCTGGCTGCTCCACAACAACCACGGGGTGGACGAGCTGATCGGGTTCGCGAGGAACACGATCCGTACCGGGGCAGGCAGCCCGGACCTGACGATCGAGCCCGGAACTCTGGACGGGGTGTGCCTCCACCCGGGCACGCTCGCCGAACTGGGTCCGAATTACGACGACGCGGGGTCGCCGGTCCCGCAGCTGCTCGCGCTGCTCGGCGGGGACGGGCCCGACGCCGCCGTGCAGAGCATCTGCCTGAACGCGGCCGCGGCGGCGGTCGCTTCGGGCACCCGCACCGATTGGGCGGAAGCCTTCCGAGTCGCTCAGAACGCGATGCACTCGGGCGCCGCGCTCGAGTTGGTCGAGCGGCTGCGCGCATTTCGCCGGGCGCGGTCGCACCCGGCGGGCAACCAGGGGGAGCCGGTGATGGCACGTGTCGGCTGA
- the trpA gene encoding tryptophan synthase subunit alpha — MSAEPTHVAGASERRFFAGRGPSDPGLALFVNAGDPGLDRLRDLVLLLDEAGVDCLELAVPFPDSVTDGPVIRRSARRALDRGTDLDAVLGFIAAVRPRLRHTKVALLADWRHSVRPVGIKEFVAKSRDCGADGVLLHGLPPRAAPGYLEAAERIGQPVVTSCYAGSEPDVLAQAARHATAYLYLVAHYGRSGTAPPPRADALRPVLATLRGSTAAPIAVGFGVRTGADVRTMGALGADAAIVGTALVDRVEQAQNAGGDLLAEVGRFVEGLRPEPAH; from the coding sequence GTGTCGGCTGAACCGACCCACGTAGCAGGCGCGTCGGAGCGGCGGTTCTTCGCGGGGCGCGGACCGTCGGACCCGGGGCTCGCGCTCTTCGTGAACGCCGGCGACCCGGGCCTGGACCGGCTGCGCGACCTCGTCCTGCTCCTGGACGAGGCGGGCGTGGACTGCCTGGAGCTCGCGGTGCCCTTCCCGGACTCGGTCACCGACGGCCCGGTCATCCGGCGCTCCGCCCGCCGGGCCCTGGACAGGGGGACGGACCTGGACGCCGTCCTGGGGTTCATCGCGGCGGTGCGGCCCCGGCTGCGGCACACCAAGGTGGCGCTGCTCGCGGACTGGCGGCACTCCGTACGGCCCGTGGGGATCAAGGAGTTCGTGGCCAAGTCCCGTGACTGCGGCGCTGACGGCGTCCTCTTGCACGGACTGCCGCCACGGGCGGCCCCGGGCTATCTGGAGGCCGCCGAGCGGATCGGCCAGCCCGTCGTCACCAGCTGTTACGCCGGGTCGGAACCCGACGTACTGGCGCAGGCGGCCCGGCATGCCACCGCCTATCTCTATCTCGTCGCCCACTACGGGCGTTCCGGGACCGCCCCGCCGCCCCGGGCGGACGCGCTGAGGCCGGTCCTCGCCACCCTGCGGGGCAGCACGGCCGCGCCGATCGCCGTGGGCTTCGGGGTACGGACCGGTGCGGACGTCCGGACGATGGGCGCACTCGGTGCCGACGCGGCGATTGTCGGCACAGCCCTGGTGGACCGCGTCGAGCAGGCGCAGAACGCCGGCGGCGACCTGCTCGCCGAGGTCGGCCGGTTCGTCGAAGGGCTGCGCCCGGAACCGGCGCACTGA
- a CDS encoding ectoine synthase, producing the protein MIIRKLEDVKTVDWGNGVSRRFLLEADNMGYTVTDTVVAAGSKSLLEYRRHLEACYCISGRGEVVDMAGESHLIEPGTLYALDEHDAHWLIAWPEEDLRLVCVFTPALNGDEVHSLDGAASSHY; encoded by the coding sequence GTGATCATTCGCAAGCTGGAAGACGTGAAGACCGTGGACTGGGGGAACGGCGTCAGCCGCAGATTCCTCCTCGAGGCCGACAACATGGGGTACACGGTCACCGACACCGTCGTGGCCGCCGGCTCCAAGTCCCTGCTCGAGTACCGCCGCCATCTCGAAGCCTGCTACTGCATCTCGGGCCGTGGCGAGGTCGTCGACATGGCGGGGGAGAGCCACCTCATCGAGCCGGGCACGCTCTACGCCCTCGACGAGCACGACGCGCACTGGCTGATCGCCTGGCCGGAGGAGGACCTGCGCCTCGTCTGCGTTTTCACCCCGGCCCTCAACGGTGACGAGGTCCATTCGCTGGACGGCGCGGCCTCGTCCCACTACTGA
- a CDS encoding acyl-CoA dehydrogenase family protein, which produces MIEWSSDQRDLRDGLTPWFEKFGDDHFRYDKQAEFPRVPWDAVAQSGLLRLPFGEEWGGLGQSLLTTMYVLEGLGHGCRNGGLNFSVTTHMVSTGVSLQRFGSAELKRRHLPGVCEGTTIGAHAISEPGSGSDAMNMRTTAIADGDHFVLNGSKTFVSNGPVADLIVVYAKTDPTAGPLGVTAFLVERDTPGLTVGNPIEKMGLKASPLCELYFDDCRVPKANVIGRVGTGFLVLDHVMKWEILCSFIVGTGEMQRRLESCIAYAGERTAFGQPIGGFQSVANRIVDMKIGLETSRKWLYDTAQKVTTGQKVTVDLATAKLITSRAALESALSAVQIFGGNGYMAEYGLEQELRGAVAGTIYSGTTEVQYSRIASMLGL; this is translated from the coding sequence GTGATCGAATGGTCAAGCGACCAGCGTGACCTGCGCGACGGCCTCACCCCGTGGTTCGAGAAGTTCGGCGACGACCACTTCCGTTACGACAAGCAGGCCGAGTTCCCCCGCGTGCCGTGGGACGCCGTGGCCCAATCCGGGCTGCTCCGGCTGCCGTTCGGCGAGGAGTGGGGCGGGCTCGGACAGTCGCTGCTCACCACCATGTACGTCCTCGAAGGACTCGGCCACGGCTGTCGCAATGGCGGACTCAACTTCTCCGTCACCACCCACATGGTCAGCACCGGCGTGTCGCTGCAGCGGTTCGGCTCGGCCGAGCTCAAGCGGCGTCATCTGCCGGGCGTCTGCGAAGGAACGACCATCGGCGCGCATGCGATCAGCGAACCGGGCAGCGGCTCGGACGCGATGAACATGCGCACCACCGCCATCGCCGACGGCGATCACTTCGTGCTCAACGGCAGCAAGACCTTCGTCAGCAACGGCCCGGTGGCCGACCTGATCGTCGTCTACGCCAAGACGGACCCGACGGCGGGCCCGCTCGGGGTGACCGCGTTCCTGGTGGAGCGGGACACCCCTGGGCTCACCGTCGGCAACCCCATCGAGAAGATGGGCCTGAAGGCCTCGCCGCTGTGCGAGCTGTACTTCGACGACTGCCGGGTGCCCAAGGCGAATGTGATCGGCCGGGTCGGCACCGGCTTCCTGGTGCTCGATCACGTGATGAAGTGGGAGATCCTCTGCTCCTTCATCGTCGGCACGGGCGAGATGCAGCGCCGCCTGGAGAGCTGTATCGCGTACGCCGGTGAGCGCACGGCGTTCGGGCAGCCGATCGGTGGCTTCCAGTCGGTGGCCAACCGGATCGTCGACATGAAGATCGGCCTCGAGACCTCCCGCAAGTGGCTGTACGACACCGCACAGAAGGTCACCACCGGGCAGAAGGTCACGGTCGACCTGGCCACGGCGAAGCTGATCACCAGCCGGGCCGCGCTCGAATCCGCGCTGAGCGCCGTCCAGATCTTCGGCGGCAACGGCTACATGGCCGAGTACGGCCTGGAGCAGGAGCTGCGCGGAGCCGTCGCCGGAACCATCTACTCCGGCACCACCGAGGTCCAGTACAGCCGTATCGCCTCGATGCTCGGCCTGTGA
- a CDS encoding transglutaminase-like domain-containing protein: MQPTLAATDFLDHGSAEVTGFVDEVLPDGGADDRDRAVRLYYAVRDKIGYEIYGADFSREGLTASQVVKAGKGLCIHKSVLYASALRSVGIPARLVLTDVRNHLSSPKIREFIGGDVFHYHALTSVRLDGRWMRATPVFNRLLCRLYGMRPLDFDGTADSVYHPYDGQGKAHMEFLREHGEFDDLPYQQILDGMRSAHPKIFAGPDRTRFADGSLVADAATELA; encoded by the coding sequence ATGCAACCCACACTCGCCGCCACCGACTTCCTCGACCACGGCTCCGCCGAGGTGACCGGGTTCGTCGACGAGGTGCTGCCCGATGGCGGGGCCGACGACCGGGACCGGGCGGTGCGCCTGTACTACGCGGTCCGCGACAAGATCGGCTACGAGATCTACGGCGCCGACTTCTCCCGCGAGGGGCTGACCGCGTCGCAGGTCGTCAAGGCAGGCAAGGGACTGTGCATCCACAAGTCCGTCCTGTACGCCTCCGCACTGCGCTCGGTCGGCATTCCGGCCCGGCTCGTGCTCACCGACGTACGCAACCATCTGTCGTCGCCGAAGATCCGGGAGTTCATCGGCGGTGACGTTTTCCACTACCACGCGCTCACCTCCGTACGGCTCGACGGCCGTTGGATGCGGGCCACCCCGGTGTTCAACCGGCTGCTCTGCCGCCTCTACGGCATGCGGCCGCTCGACTTCGACGGCACCGCCGACAGCGTCTACCACCCCTATGACGGCCAGGGGAAGGCGCACATGGAGTTTCTCAGAGAGCACGGCGAGTTCGACGATCTGCCCTACCAGCAGATCCTCGACGGCATGCGCAGCGCGCATCCGAAGATCTTCGCCGGCCCTGACCGGACCCGGTTCGCCGACGGGTCGCTGGTGGCCGATGCCGCCACCGAGCTCGCCTGA
- a CDS encoding TrpB-like pyridoxal phosphate-dependent enzyme has product MDTIKYQLRDDQIPTSWYNIAADLARVDPPLHPGTGQPATVDDLTGIMPKELAEQELTLERDIEIPATVRQIYAQWRPSPLFRARRLERALGTPARIYYKYEGGSPAGSHKPNTGIAQGFYNKEAGIRRLATETGAGQWGSSLALAGAFFGLEVKVFMVKVSYHQKPYRRALMHTYGATCVPSPSTETAAGRAILAEDPDCPGALGIATSEAIEVAMNDPFTNYAGGSVLNHVALHQTVIGQEALLQMDMADDYPDIVIGCAGGGSNLAGLTFPFLGEQLRGGKQVRVIASEPEACPTLTKGQVAYDFGDTAQLTPLLKMHTLGHSFVPPSIHAGGLRYHGIAPLVSQALQDGLMEARAVPQTACFEAGLTFARSEGIVPAPESTHAIRAAIDEALRCREEGRSEAILFGLSGHGHFDLGSYEKYMADELADEGYDEELVARSLARIPAPFGQV; this is encoded by the coding sequence GTGGACACCATCAAGTACCAGCTCCGTGACGACCAGATACCCACCAGCTGGTACAACATCGCCGCCGATCTCGCGCGGGTCGACCCGCCGCTGCACCCGGGCACCGGGCAGCCCGCCACCGTCGACGACCTGACCGGCATCATGCCCAAGGAGCTCGCCGAGCAGGAGCTGACCCTGGAGCGGGACATCGAGATCCCCGCCACCGTGCGGCAGATCTATGCGCAGTGGCGTCCCTCGCCGCTGTTCCGTGCCCGCCGCCTCGAGCGGGCGCTCGGCACCCCGGCGCGCATCTACTACAAGTACGAGGGCGGCAGCCCGGCCGGCAGCCACAAGCCGAACACGGGTATCGCGCAGGGCTTCTACAACAAGGAAGCGGGCATCCGCCGTCTGGCCACCGAGACCGGCGCCGGCCAGTGGGGCTCGTCCCTCGCCCTGGCCGGCGCGTTCTTCGGCCTCGAGGTCAAGGTCTTCATGGTGAAGGTGAGTTATCACCAGAAGCCCTACCGCAGGGCCCTGATGCACACCTACGGCGCCACCTGTGTGCCCAGCCCCTCCACCGAGACCGCGGCGGGCCGCGCCATCCTCGCCGAGGACCCGGACTGCCCCGGCGCGCTCGGCATCGCGACCTCGGAGGCGATCGAGGTCGCCATGAACGACCCGTTCACCAACTACGCCGGTGGCAGCGTGCTCAACCACGTCGCGCTGCACCAGACGGTCATCGGGCAGGAAGCCCTCCTGCAGATGGACATGGCCGACGACTACCCGGACATCGTGATCGGCTGCGCCGGCGGCGGCAGCAACCTGGCCGGTCTCACCTTCCCGTTCCTCGGCGAGCAGCTGCGCGGCGGCAAGCAGGTCCGGGTGATCGCCTCCGAGCCCGAAGCCTGCCCGACCCTGACCAAGGGCCAGGTCGCCTACGACTTCGGTGACACCGCGCAGCTCACCCCGCTGCTCAAGATGCACACCCTCGGCCACTCCTTCGTCCCGCCGTCCATCCACGCCGGTGGCCTGCGCTACCACGGCATCGCCCCGCTGGTCAGCCAGGCGCTGCAGGACGGTCTGATGGAGGCGCGGGCGGTCCCGCAGACCGCCTGCTTCGAGGCCGGCCTCACCTTCGCCCGCAGCGAGGGCATCGTGCCCGCCCCCGAGTCGACGCATGCCATCCGCGCCGCCATCGACGAGGCCCTGCGCTGCCGCGAGGAGGGCAGGTCCGAGGCGATCCTGTTCGGCCTGTCCGGCCACGGCCACTTCGACCTGGGCTCATACGAGAAGTACATGGCCGATGAGCTGGCGGACGAGGGCTACGACGAGGAGCTGGTGGCCCGCTCACTGGCCCGCATCCCCGCTCCCTTCGGCCAGGTCTGA
- a CDS encoding N-(5'-phosphoribosyl)anthranilate isomerase yields the protein MWLKVCGLTRTSEIRLLSSSPVTTVGLWYGVPDGKADLTRDELTTLAGLALERGLEPVLVTLLDDPEQLRDAVRASGVRRVQLHGYTTPRQVAAVRAALPDVVLLKVLHVRRGKVLEKPFVTAFERAGTDLFLFDSVGDDGRIGSTGKPLDPAALAPVLDTVRIPFLLAGGLTAGAAKEHGAALRHDGFLGIDVDSGARRPDGTLAPLIVDGIRHAWSEELRRRREELRHAVAVS from the coding sequence GTGTGGCTGAAGGTGTGCGGACTCACCCGCACCAGCGAGATCAGACTGCTGAGCAGCTCCCCGGTGACCACGGTCGGCCTCTGGTACGGAGTGCCGGACGGCAAGGCCGACCTGACGCGGGACGAGCTGACGACGCTGGCGGGGCTCGCCCTGGAGCGCGGTCTTGAGCCCGTCCTGGTCACGCTCCTCGACGACCCGGAGCAACTGCGCGATGCCGTACGGGCTTCGGGGGTGCGCCGCGTCCAGCTGCACGGCTACACCACGCCGCGGCAGGTGGCCGCGGTCCGGGCGGCCCTGCCGGACGTCGTGCTGCTCAAGGTGCTGCATGTGCGCCGCGGCAAAGTGCTTGAGAAGCCCTTCGTCACGGCCTTCGAGCGTGCGGGCACCGACCTGTTCCTGTTCGACTCGGTGGGCGACGACGGGCGGATCGGCAGCACCGGCAAGCCACTTGACCCCGCGGCCCTGGCGCCTGTGCTCGACACGGTACGGATCCCGTTCCTGCTCGCCGGCGGGCTGACCGCCGGCGCGGCCAAGGAGCACGGCGCGGCCCTGCGGCACGACGGATTCCTCGGCATCGATGTGGACAGCGGGGCGCGCAGGCCCGACGGCACGCTTGCCCCGCTGATCGTCGATGGGATCCGGCACGCCTGGAGCGAGGAACTGCGCCGCCGTAGAGAGGAGTTGCGCCATGCCGTCGCCGTCAGCTGA